The region GGGGTCAGGCCCAGAGCAAGTGCCCACTGACTCAAGCACTGCAGCCCGTTCCCATCTTAAAgaaatgggaaactgaggctgggagatggACGTCCCTGGGACGAGGCCACACAGCCTGCGACGGCAAAGCCAGGCCCGGCCACTGTTGTGTGCTGACCGCACTGAGGACCTCACCGGCCGACAGTCTTCCTAACTCGCTGGCCTGCTGACCTCACCCCCCAACCCAAGGAGCCCCTGAAGGTGTGTGGAGGGCTGCCTTACCATCTCAGGTTCCTTGTTTCAAAGACCGTCTCCTCGTCGCTGTCCAGCGATGCCATCTCGGTGGGGTCCTCGGTGTTGGCCAGGAGCCCGTACCTCCTCTGCTGCGGCTTTTTCAATCTGGAAGCAGACCCAGGCTCGCTCAGCGGCCCTCTCATGGCCCTTCGCTGGAGCTGCTGACACCCTGCCCTGCTTCCCACCTTCTCCGATAATGCTCGTCTGCTCGACTCCCAGAGTCTTGCTGTGAACTTTCCGGTTCCAACTGCGTTTCTTCTCATAATGGTCACAATCGTTATGAGTTGCTGTGCACATCTCCCTTGGCAGGCCCCCAGGGCGTAGGCCCTTGGGCGAGGACCCCTGGGAGGGGGGCGCTGTAATTCCATTTTACTAATGAGACGACTGAGCCTTAGAGAGAGTTTGCCAAAGATATCAAGTAGAAGGCTGTCGCGGGCAGAAGGCCCGGCTCCTGACCACCACCAGGGAAAGCACGGGACCCTCTGTGGTGGATGTGGCACGTATTCAGATGAGAGACGAACATTGTATACCCACAGCAGTGTCAATGCAAAACAGAAAAGGCCCCTTCAGAGCATCTGGATATGATCAGCTCTGCGTGACAAAGGCCCTCTGGAGATCAGCCCCAGAGAGGAAGCCAAACGGGGAGGACGGGCCTGAGGAGGGGGTCACGGGCCTGCAGGAGGCAGGGCGTATGCCGCGGGGAAGGCAAAGGGGTCCTCAACTCTTGGGGAGAGCGTGGGCAGAACCTAAACACCGACGATCACAGCCAGCTCTGGGCTGAAGAAACAGGAGGAGCAAGGTGCGGGGGCAGGCTCCCGCCGGGCCCTGGTCAGGCTGTGGGCGTTAACTACAGGAAAGGATGCGGCCAGGCCCGCGTGGCAGATGCAAGTTGGGTTAGTGGGCGCTGCGCTCGTCGTCACCGGGCTGGGGGAGCCGCAGAGGATCCCGGGAATTCCCGGTGCCCTCATCATCCCGCAACCTCTAGTCTCGGTGGCTGCGTCTAGAAAACCAACCCCAACATCCCGAAGGAGCGGCTCGTCACGTGATTGCATGACCCCACCCACTCACCACCCACGTCCCCACCCACGTCCCCACCCACTCACCACCCACGTCCCCACCCACGTGACGATGGCGAACCGCGCCGGAGAGGCGGGGCTTTCGCGCCGCAGCACTTGGGGCGCGAGACGCGCGCCCATTGGCCGCGCcagggcagcggcggcggcgtGCGCCTGACGCACCTGAATGCCCGGATGAGGAAGTAGAGCACGGCTAGGACGATGAGGCCCGTAACCACGTAGAGGGAACGCAGAAGCGGCGAGTCCGGCGAGCCCAGCGGCCAAGGGCGTGTGCTGTTGTGCGGCGCGCCCGGCTGGCTCCCGTTCGTCACGGCGGGATGCGGCAAGAGCGTGGCCTGCGTGCGGCGCAGTGACGGGGGCGTGGGGTCCGCGGCTCCGAACAGCTGCACCGGCAGCAGCAGCGCCGACAGCAGCAGGAGCCGCGGCGGCAGCACACGCAGCCCCATAGCCCGGCGGAAGCGGTagccgcgccccgcccccgcgAGGAGCAGTCACTCACTggcgcgggggcggggccagCCAATGGCtcgcgggggcggggcctggctcCCGGAAAGGCCCGGGCCGCCACCGCCCCCGGCCTCTCACCTCGCTTCACCCGAAGCGGGGAAGTACCCCGCGCCCCGCTGGCTCCGCGAGCACCCCGCCCCCGAAGGCTCGGAGCCGCAGTTCTGTGTCCCCGGCCCAGAGCGTGAGCACCGCGGCCGCCCCGCAGGGGGACTACGGTGAGGGGACAGGCGCGACCGTGCCCTGCGGGCCTCCCTCCCACTTGGGCCCTGGAACTCTCGCGTCCCCGCCCCCAGTCGCCCTGGGCTTCGGTGACACCAGCACGGTGGCCCGCTGTCCCTGGCCCTGCAGGAGGGGAGACCTGTCCCGGCTGTGAGCCTGGGCATCCCGCCTTTGGCGGGGGCCAGGAGGGACCAGACACACCCCGTGGGAGAAGGGGGGGGTACCGGTGACCCGGACCTCACCCTGCTGAGACTTGAGGTAACTCGCCCAGAGCCCAAGGCAGCTAGAACCGGGGCTCAGCCCCAACGTTCTGCACCCCAAGACCAGGCCTGGAGGCAAACAGCCTGGGAAGGCAGGCCGGCTCCGGGGGCGGACAAGCTGAAGGTGCCCGGGGTTACTCTGACAAGGCCTCTGCCTGGCTCCGGGGGACGCGCCGCCAAGGGACCACCTCCTCCACGGCTCCCTCTGCCCGAGAGAACTGCCCCGGTGGGGGGCAATGAACTGCCGCCTGGCCTTCCGCGTCTGGATCCAGCTCGTGGCCAGAACGAAGGCCCCAAGAGGAGGCTATCTCTAGCGGACTCCCCGCCACAGCCCCTCCAGCCAGGACTCAGGCTGAAGCTCAGTGTCCGCCCTCCACGACGCACCCCACACGAGACTCAGATTTGTGGGTGTACACACCATCCCTTTATTCAAATGCACCTTCCACATTTGTCTTGTCACATCGCGAGTGAGGACTGGCCGCCGTGCCAGCACCACACGCCCATCCTCCTGGAGCACCTTGAAGCCCCGCACCCCAACCTCGCCAGTGAAGCACCTGCTGGAAAGACGGGAGAGGTGAGAGGGGGACACGAGGGCTGCTCCAGCAGGAGATGAAGACGCTGCCCCCGacagaggtcacacagccaggacgGGGGAGAACCCACCACAAGGGCCAGGGCCACAGGGCCACATGTCTCCCCCGCCGAGAAGCACTTACAGGTGATGGGCTGCAAGGGCAGGCAGCTGTGCCGCTGGCTCTTGCTCCCGGGTGAAGTTCCTCCTGGGGCAGTGACCCCAGGTCGTTGTTGCTCTCGGGTCACCCTTCCGGGTCGCACTGGCTTCCATTCAACCTGCCAAAGCAAAGGAGTGTTAACCCTGACACCCTGGCTGAGCTCACAGCCGCCCCTCCCCGACTCCCGCGAAACCATCCACAGCTCCTAGGAGGGTCTCAGCTAGTCACCGGGGCCAACCCAAGAGGCCCCGCCACGGGCCAGCGTGCCCAGGGCGGGCCTGCGCCTTTCAGACGGGCCAGGCCACTCTGTGCTCTTAAGCAGAGCCAGCTACCCACTTGGGATGCAGCTGCTTAGAGATCGGCGCGGGCTCTGAGCAAAAACTCATGGCAGCAACAGACATCAGAGAGAGCTAGTTAGGAGTGTGACTCAAAGAGGTCTGCAAAAGACAGTCAATTGATgaacaaaaaattccaaaagGCGGGGCGTTTGGTGGTCTCCAATCCTGCTCAACTGCCCGGGCCGCTCGCCTGGCTGCAGGCGGGGAAGGGCAAACGGCCGGGGTCTGCCTTTAGTtctagcttgattttttttttttttttaaaaaaggaaaaagaaaaagcaaaaaagtcaAAGGAACATTCCCCGGGTACACGACTTTACTTTCAAATGAGCTCTCAACAAGAGAAGGGATGCGGACGAGCAAAAGGAGTTACCTCGAATTACAGGACTATCTCCACATATGAGCTAGCCCAGGGAGCAGCTTGCGTCTCAGAGCTTTCTGTTGGGCGCACAACACTTCTGTCCTCCGAGGGGCTGCAGCTTCCATAGGCTAGCAGAGAACGCTCAGAACTTGTAAAGCAACAGCAGAGCTAGCTAATGAGCCGGTCAGTCTGGGGTCACCCGGGGACCCTGCCTGTGTCTGCTCTCTGGCCTGCTTCTAGACTAAGGAGTTCAGGGTCAGCGTCAGGCGCCCGCGTGTCCACCGTCCCTGCTAGGCTGCCCGCCCCATCGAGCCTTCTGGCTGCCACGGCCAGAAGCGCTCCGGGGCTGCCCTGCGGTCCGAGAGCCCGCTCCCGTCACCCACCTGCTCGTCTAACTGGGGCCGGTGGTCGTTGGCTGTCACAGGGGCCCAGCCAGCGTCACTGACCCTGCCTTTCTCCTCTAGCTGTGGCAGCCTCGGGCGGGACTGCGGACCTAGTCCTCTAGCTGCCCTCTCCGCTCAGGTCTGCCTGCCTCGAGCCCCTGCAGGGCGCGTGTGGTGCAATCAAAGGGAGATGGTCAGAGCGAGGTTCATTCAGATGGTCTTTTAATCGGCTTCGTGAAGCCAAAGAAAACTGCGTACAAGAATTCCTTCACCACTTCAGATACAACATTGACGGGATATGCGTACGTCTTCCGGCAAAAAAGGAcaatataaatacacattttcaaGAACCTCTCGGGGATGTCTGCAAGTCTACTGTGGGTCCCACACGACAGGTGGGCGCCCGGGCCGGGCCAGGGCAGCCCGGGTGCTCTGCTGCCACCCGCACGGTTCTACCACGCTACACTCAGAAACGTGACACCGAGTTGGAAAAAAGCTACAACTTGCTCAGCTTCCGACAAAGAGCAGATTCAGAGTCTGTTCAATCTCAAAGAGAAGTGACTCGGGGCACCCAAATTCATGGGGCCAACcccactgaaaagaaaaagaaaaaaagcaacacaaccgaaaacaaaaaaacaaaactctcacaACCCCTGGTGATTTCCTAAAAAAAGAACTCTTGGCTCACGGTAAAAAGGTGAAAGTAAAACTGGAAGTGCTCTTCAAAACGTTTTTAAGACTCTTAAAAACGGACAGCGCTTCCTTAAAATGCAAAGTGTAGTAACGAGGCCATCTGGGGGCCAGAAGCAGTCAGGCTGTGTTTGACAAGATCAGAACCAATAAGACTACAAAAGTGGGTACAAGGAGGTGTGATCACTACACATTAACGATTCAGCGGAGCTCCCAAAATCTTTAAATATACGGCCATTGGAAGGACGATCTCGAGCAGGAAGGATTTTTACTCGTTGTGTGTAGCTGAGAACAAGAAGCAGGCACAGTGTAAAGGCGCTGAAGCACGCGACGAGAGGCAGCATTCCACTCCCGGCCCAAACCTGGGGGCTCAGCCCTGGGGGCTCGGGAGCGACCAACCCCCCCCATGGCCGAGGGTGGCGGGCACGGCCCACATGCACGGATGCGGCCTGCTCTGCTCGGTGGGCCCTcgctctccctttcctccttggtcAGCCTGGTTTTGCCTTTACGTTCTGTGGCAGAAGTGGCTGCTGGCACCGAGACCCAAGAGGACAGTCTCGTCCCTTACGGGGCAAACATAGTGACCGGGTCTGAG is a window of Globicephala melas chromosome 3, mGloMel1.2, whole genome shotgun sequence DNA encoding:
- the FAM174C gene encoding protein FAM174C; its protein translation is MGLRVLPPRLLLLSALLLPVQLFGAADPTPPSLRRTQATLLPHPAVTNGSQPGAPHNSTRPWPLGSPDSPLLRSLYVVTGLIVLAVLYFLIRAFRLKKPQQRRYGLLANTEDPTEMASLDSDEETVFETRNLR